One part of the Actinomyces howellii genome encodes these proteins:
- a CDS encoding glycogen/starch/alpha-glucan phosphorylase translates to MTQNLAATVPSQIRAVSGHPAGASTPMEVWQGLSAAVVDAIADDWYATEQKYRAGRMEHYFSAEFLMGRALLNNLSNLGLVEQARQALGSFGQNLSEILEEEPDAALGNGGLGRLAACFLDSCATLDLPVAGYGILYRYGLFKQLFNDGFQTEHPDPWMEEGYPFVLRREEAQRIVRYADLTVRAVPYDMPITGYGTRNVNTLRLWKAEPMEEFDYDAFNSQRFTDAIVERERTADISRVLYPNDTTYEGKVLRVRQQYFFCSASLQEIVDNYVAQHGTDLTGFAEFNSVQLNDTHPVLAIPELMRLLMDEHHLGWEEAWSVVTATFAYTNHTVLAEALETWEISIFERLFPRILEIVREIDRRFRTDLADRGVDHSTIEYIAPVSGGKVRMAWIACYASYSINGVAALHTEILKRDTLKDWYAIWPERFNNKTNGVTPRRWLRQCNPRLSALLDEVTGSDAWVTDLSVLADYVDAADDTVLDRLAEIKHANKVDFAAWVAQREGVEIDPEAIFDVQIKRLHEYKRQLLNAIYVLDLYFRMKDDPSLVVPPRVFVFGAKAAPGYIRAKAVIKLINAVAELVNNDPVVSQILKVVFIHNYNVSPAEHIIPAADVSEQISMAGKEASGTSNMKFMMNGALTLGTLDGANVEILESVGPDNAYIFGATEDELPALRETYDPRAVYESVPGLKRVLDALTDGTLDDNGSGWFADLRRSLLESSHESADVYYVLGDFEAYRQTKDAMAADYADQRAWQRKAWVNITGSGRFSSDRTIRDYAQVWQISPAPIA, encoded by the coding sequence ATGACGCAGAACCTGGCCGCCACCGTGCCCTCACAGATCAGGGCCGTCTCCGGTCACCCCGCCGGAGCCTCGACCCCGATGGAGGTGTGGCAGGGCCTGTCCGCTGCCGTCGTCGACGCCATCGCGGACGACTGGTACGCCACCGAGCAGAAGTACCGCGCAGGCCGGATGGAGCACTACTTCTCCGCGGAGTTCCTCATGGGCCGCGCGCTGCTCAACAACCTGAGCAACCTGGGGCTGGTCGAGCAGGCTCGCCAGGCGCTGGGCTCCTTCGGGCAGAACCTCTCGGAGATCCTCGAGGAGGAGCCGGACGCCGCGCTGGGCAACGGTGGTCTGGGCCGCCTGGCGGCATGTTTCCTCGACTCGTGCGCGACCCTCGACCTGCCGGTGGCCGGATACGGGATCCTCTACCGCTACGGCTTGTTCAAGCAGCTGTTCAACGACGGCTTCCAGACCGAGCACCCCGACCCGTGGATGGAGGAGGGCTACCCCTTCGTCCTGCGCCGCGAGGAGGCCCAGCGCATCGTGCGCTACGCGGACCTGACCGTGCGCGCGGTCCCCTACGACATGCCGATCACCGGTTACGGAACCCGTAACGTCAACACCCTGCGCCTGTGGAAGGCCGAGCCGATGGAGGAGTTTGACTACGACGCCTTCAACTCCCAGCGCTTCACCGACGCGATCGTCGAGCGCGAGCGCACCGCCGACATCTCCCGGGTCCTCTACCCCAACGACACGACCTACGAGGGGAAGGTCCTGCGCGTCCGCCAGCAGTACTTCTTCTGCTCCGCCTCCCTCCAGGAGATCGTCGACAACTACGTCGCCCAGCACGGCACGGACCTGACCGGCTTCGCCGAGTTCAACTCCGTCCAGCTCAACGACACCCACCCGGTGCTGGCCATCCCCGAGCTCATGCGCCTGCTCATGGACGAGCACCACCTGGGCTGGGAGGAGGCCTGGTCGGTGGTGACCGCCACCTTCGCCTACACGAACCACACGGTCCTGGCCGAGGCCCTCGAGACCTGGGAGATCTCCATCTTTGAGCGGCTCTTCCCGCGGATCCTCGAGATCGTCCGTGAGATCGACAGGCGCTTCCGCACCGACCTGGCCGACCGGGGCGTGGACCACTCGACGATCGAGTACATCGCCCCTGTGAGCGGGGGCAAGGTCCGCATGGCGTGGATCGCGTGCTACGCGTCGTACTCGATCAACGGCGTGGCCGCTCTGCACACCGAGATCCTCAAGCGCGACACCCTCAAGGACTGGTACGCCATCTGGCCCGAGCGCTTCAACAACAAGACCAACGGCGTGACCCCCCGCAGGTGGCTGCGCCAGTGCAACCCTCGCCTGTCCGCGCTGCTCGACGAGGTGACGGGTTCCGACGCCTGGGTCACGGACCTGTCGGTCCTAGCCGACTACGTCGACGCGGCCGACGACACCGTCCTGGACCGGCTGGCCGAGATCAAGCACGCCAACAAGGTCGACTTCGCGGCCTGGGTCGCTCAGCGCGAGGGCGTCGAGATCGACCCCGAGGCGATCTTCGACGTCCAGATCAAGCGCCTTCACGAGTACAAGCGTCAGCTGCTCAACGCGATCTACGTCCTTGACCTCTACTTCCGCATGAAGGACGACCCCTCGCTCGTCGTGCCGCCGCGGGTCTTCGTGTTCGGCGCCAAGGCAGCCCCCGGCTACATCCGCGCCAAGGCGGTCATCAAGCTCATCAACGCGGTCGCCGAGCTGGTCAACAACGACCCGGTCGTCTCCCAGATCCTCAAGGTCGTGTTCATCCACAACTACAACGTCTCCCCCGCCGAGCACATCATCCCGGCGGCCGACGTCTCCGAGCAGATCTCGATGGCCGGCAAGGAGGCCTCGGGTACCTCGAACATGAAGTTCATGATGAACGGCGCCCTGACCCTGGGCACGCTCGACGGCGCGAACGTCGAGATCCTGGAGTCCGTCGGCCCGGACAACGCCTACATCTTCGGGGCGACCGAGGACGAGTTGCCGGCCTTGCGCGAGACCTACGACCCGCGGGCCGTCTACGAGTCCGTCCCCGGGCTCAAGCGGGTGCTGGACGCCCTGACCGACGGGACCCTGGACGATAACGGCTCGGGCTGGTTCGCCGACCTGCGGCGCAGCCTGCTCGAGTCGAGCCACGAGTCGGCTGACGTCTACTACGTCCTGGGTGACTTCGAGGCCTACCGACAGACCAAGGACGCGATGGCCGCCGACTACGCCGACCAGCGGGCCTGGCAGCGCAAGGCCTGGGTCAACATCACCGGTTCGGGCCGCTTCTCCTCGGACCGTACGATCCGTGACTACGCCCAGGTGTGGCAGATCAGCCCCGCGCCGATCGCCTGA
- a CDS encoding alpha-amylase family protein: MTRTVVVYTWIQQCVWWHVYPLGFAGAPIRPEADEDAPCARGLDSVLGPWLDYLIDLGANGLALGPVFTSQTHGYDTVDFYSIDPRLGDDAGFDRLVAACQDRGIKVMLDGVFNHVGTAHPLLRAAMAGDDAAASMFHLTRGQGSEPDYRDFEGHRGLAVLNHDSPQVADLVVDVMSHWLRRGASAWRLDAAYAVAPEFWSRVLPRVREEFPEAWFVGEVIHGDYLDIVERSGMDSVTQYELWKAIWSALADANFYELDWCLARHNELLATMTPMTFVGNHDVTRLASRIGDEAMRLALSVLLTVGGIPSVYYGDEQAFRGVKTEELGGDDAVRPAFPDGPEGLSPLGAPMMRLHQELIALRRRHPWLVTARTEVRHLDNRSYGYEAVGPDGQRLAVDLHLDPRPTALITPPGEPAVRIG; this comes from the coding sequence GTGACGAGGACCGTGGTCGTGTACACCTGGATTCAACAGTGCGTGTGGTGGCACGTGTACCCGTTGGGTTTCGCCGGAGCCCCGATCCGGCCGGAGGCGGACGAGGACGCCCCCTGCGCACGGGGGCTGGACTCCGTCCTGGGGCCCTGGCTCGACTACCTCATCGACCTCGGTGCCAACGGCCTGGCCCTCGGGCCCGTCTTCACCTCCCAGACCCACGGCTACGACACCGTGGACTTCTACTCGATCGACCCCAGGCTCGGTGACGACGCCGGTTTCGACCGCCTTGTCGCCGCGTGCCAGGACCGCGGGATCAAGGTCATGCTCGACGGGGTGTTCAACCACGTCGGCACCGCTCACCCGCTGCTCAGGGCCGCGATGGCGGGAGACGACGCAGCCGCCTCCATGTTCCACCTCACCCGGGGGCAGGGGAGCGAACCGGACTACCGCGACTTCGAGGGGCACCGTGGGCTCGCGGTGCTCAACCACGACTCCCCGCAGGTCGCCGACCTCGTCGTCGACGTCATGAGCCACTGGCTGCGCCGCGGCGCGTCCGCCTGGAGGCTCGACGCCGCCTACGCCGTCGCCCCGGAGTTCTGGAGCCGCGTCCTGCCGCGCGTCCGCGAGGAGTTCCCCGAGGCCTGGTTCGTCGGAGAGGTCATCCACGGCGACTACCTCGACATCGTCGAGCGCTCCGGGATGGACTCGGTCACCCAGTACGAGCTGTGGAAGGCGATCTGGAGCGCGCTGGCCGACGCCAACTTCTACGAGCTCGACTGGTGCCTGGCGCGGCACAACGAGCTGCTCGCCACGATGACCCCGATGACCTTCGTCGGCAACCACGACGTCACCCGCCTCGCCAGCCGGATCGGCGACGAGGCGATGCGCCTGGCCCTTTCCGTCCTGCTCACCGTCGGGGGGATCCCGTCGGTCTACTACGGCGACGAGCAGGCCTTCCGCGGCGTCAAGACCGAGGAGCTGGGCGGGGACGACGCCGTCAGACCCGCCTTCCCCGACGGTCCCGAGGGGCTGAGCCCCCTGGGGGCGCCGATGATGAGGCTGCACCAGGAGCTCATCGCGCTGCGTCGCAGGCACCCGTGGCTGGTCACCGCCAGGACCGAGGTGAGGCACCTGGACAACCGCTCCTACGGCTACGAGGCGGTGGGCCCCGACGGTCAGAGGCTGGCCGTCGACCTGCACCTGGACCCCCGGCCGACGGCGCTCATCACCCCTCCCGGGGAGCCGGCCGTCCGGATCGGCTGA
- the glgB gene encoding 1,4-alpha-glucan branching protein GlgB: MTDATHPEPAPESTPESTAVHVDPWVLADVAYARYHNPHEVLGAHVGSGGVTVRTVRHLADAVSVVTAEGTFPARHEQDGVWVAVVPGDAIPDYRIAVTYGEDTTVVDDPYRFLPTLGEMDTYLISEGRHEELWEVLGAHVKHYSGPMGAVEGVAFAVWAPNARAVRVVGDFNYWDGTGSAMRSLGHSGVWELFVPGVGVGARYKFELCFADGSWHQKADPMARASEVPPATASVVTDAVHEWGDQEWMERRKTTDPHAGPMSIYEVHLGSWRQGLGYRGLAEELVPYVKEAGFTHVEFLPVAEHPFGGSWGYQVTGYYAPTSRFGTPDDFKYLVDQLHQAGIGVILDWVPAHFPKDEWALARFDGTALYEDPDPQRGEHPDWGTYIFNFGRNEVRNFLVANALYWLSEFHADGLRVDAVASMLYLDYSREEGQWHPNQFGGRENLEAISFLQEATATAYRKNPGTVMIAEESTAWPGVTAPTEYGGLGFGLKWNMGWMNDTLRYLDELPINRRYHHGELTFSLVYAFSEQFILPLSHDEVVHGKGSLLSKMPGDAWQELAGLRALYAYQWSHPGKQLLFMGQEFGQGAEWNSDHSLDWWILEDPGHQGLLKLVSDLNGFYRQSPAMWADDFSHRGFEWIEAGDGDHNVLSYLRKGTGPDGRADLVVAVINFAGTPHEGYRVGLPFAGGWDEVINTDSPEYGGSGVGNLGHVEAEELPWNGRPASVRLRVPPMGAIFLRPTRD, translated from the coding sequence ATGACCGACGCCACGCACCCCGAGCCCGCACCCGAGTCCACACCCGAGTCCACCGCCGTCCACGTCGACCCCTGGGTCCTTGCCGACGTCGCCTATGCGCGCTACCACAACCCCCACGAGGTGCTCGGAGCCCATGTGGGCTCCGGCGGGGTGACGGTGCGCACCGTGCGCCACCTCGCCGACGCCGTCTCCGTCGTCACGGCCGAGGGCACCTTCCCCGCCCGCCACGAGCAGGACGGGGTGTGGGTCGCAGTCGTCCCGGGCGACGCCATCCCGGACTACCGCATCGCGGTCACCTACGGCGAGGACACCACCGTCGTCGACGACCCCTACCGCTTCCTGCCGACCCTGGGGGAGATGGACACCTATCTCATCTCCGAGGGCCGGCACGAGGAGCTGTGGGAGGTCCTGGGCGCGCACGTCAAGCACTACTCCGGCCCGATGGGGGCCGTCGAGGGCGTGGCCTTCGCCGTGTGGGCGCCCAACGCCCGGGCCGTGCGCGTCGTGGGCGACTTCAACTACTGGGACGGCACCGGCTCGGCGATGCGCTCCCTGGGCCACTCCGGTGTCTGGGAGCTGTTCGTCCCCGGCGTGGGCGTGGGCGCCCGTTACAAGTTCGAGCTGTGCTTCGCCGACGGGTCCTGGCACCAGAAGGCCGACCCGATGGCCCGCGCCTCGGAGGTCCCCCCGGCGACGGCCTCGGTCGTCACCGACGCCGTCCACGAGTGGGGCGACCAGGAGTGGATGGAGCGCCGCAAGACGACCGACCCCCACGCCGGCCCGATGAGCATCTACGAGGTCCACCTCGGGTCCTGGCGCCAGGGCCTGGGCTACCGCGGCCTGGCCGAGGAGCTCGTCCCCTACGTCAAGGAGGCCGGCTTCACCCACGTGGAGTTCCTGCCGGTGGCCGAGCACCCCTTCGGCGGCTCCTGGGGGTACCAGGTCACCGGCTACTACGCCCCGACCTCCCGCTTCGGCACGCCCGACGACTTCAAGTACCTCGTCGACCAGCTCCACCAGGCGGGAATCGGCGTCATCCTGGACTGGGTGCCGGCCCACTTCCCCAAGGACGAGTGGGCACTGGCGCGCTTCGACGGCACCGCACTGTACGAGGACCCCGACCCGCAGCGCGGCGAGCACCCGGACTGGGGCACCTACATCTTCAACTTCGGTCGTAACGAGGTGCGCAACTTCCTCGTGGCCAACGCCCTGTACTGGCTCAGCGAGTTCCACGCCGACGGCCTGCGCGTCGACGCGGTCGCCTCCATGCTCTACCTCGACTACTCGCGCGAGGAGGGCCAGTGGCACCCCAACCAGTTCGGCGGGCGGGAGAACCTCGAGGCGATCAGCTTCCTCCAGGAGGCCACCGCGACCGCCTACCGCAAGAACCCCGGCACGGTCATGATCGCCGAGGAGTCCACCGCCTGGCCCGGGGTGACCGCCCCCACCGAGTACGGCGGCCTGGGCTTCGGGCTCAAGTGGAACATGGGCTGGATGAACGACACGCTGCGCTACCTCGACGAGCTGCCGATCAACCGCCGGTACCACCACGGCGAGCTCACTTTCTCCCTCGTCTACGCCTTCTCCGAGCAGTTCATCCTGCCGCTCAGCCACGACGAGGTCGTCCACGGCAAGGGGTCCCTGCTGTCCAAGATGCCCGGTGACGCCTGGCAGGAGCTGGCGGGCCTGCGTGCCCTCTACGCCTACCAGTGGTCCCACCCCGGCAAGCAGCTGCTGTTCATGGGCCAGGAGTTCGGCCAGGGCGCCGAGTGGAACTCGGACCACTCCCTGGACTGGTGGATCCTGGAGGACCCGGGCCACCAGGGACTGCTCAAGCTCGTCAGCGACCTCAACGGCTTCTACCGGCAGTCGCCGGCCATGTGGGCCGACGACTTCTCCCACCGGGGCTTTGAGTGGATCGAGGCCGGCGACGGCGACCACAACGTCCTGTCCTACCTGCGCAAGGGGACGGGCCCCGACGGCCGGGCCGACCTCGTCGTGGCGGTCATCAACTTCGCCGGGACCCCGCACGAGGGCTACCGCGTGGGCCTGCCCTTCGCCGGAGGCTGGGACGAGGTCATCAACACCGACTCCCCGGAGTACGGCGGCTCCGGCGTGGGTAACCTCGGACACGTCGAGGCCGAGGAGCTGCCGTGGAACGGCCGTCCCGCCTCGGTGCGTCTGCGCGTGCCCCCGATGGGAGCGATCTTCCTGCGCCCGACCAGGGACTGA
- a CDS encoding phosphotransferase — translation MSAQPPPADPRRWPEDEDLLTALSTWMAERRWFPLKGGAAPASAALGIVADVALAPGVRDLLIAVPRPQGPGPLLMHVPLVLDTPQALERYAVAGEPEGSAGTVAPGPQGPVALVDGPHHPAFWRAWAQAAQEAGTSLGPEGPRVVSGRAARLRVTTGEQSNTSVVLPAPPGGDELDEDLIVKVFRVLAHGRNPDVEVSAALARLGWEHVRRPVAWSTLGWTDPATGTAALSDSAVACTFIPVADDGFELFCALAADDDAAGPVRERAVGLARDLGTTTAQMHERLARALGTNEPRSPRELAQALRLRAEWACREVPSLASAVPGLEAGVSRVLEALEALPRLERASRVHGDYHLGQVLREAGEPGRWYVLDFEGEPLRPLTERSEPDQPLRDVAGMLRSFDYAAAVGRARHEDWLPAVRSAFRLGYASARSSGEEQDPGGERTEERQRADTLLAALELDKALYEAVYEARNRPDWLEIPVRALRLLTTRADD, via the coding sequence ATGAGCGCACAGCCCCCACCGGCCGACCCCCGCCGCTGGCCCGAGGACGAGGACCTCCTCACGGCGCTGTCCACCTGGATGGCCGAGCGCCGCTGGTTCCCCCTCAAGGGCGGGGCGGCCCCCGCCTCCGCCGCGCTGGGCATCGTCGCCGACGTGGCCCTCGCCCCGGGGGTGCGCGACCTCCTCATCGCGGTCCCCCGACCCCAGGGCCCGGGCCCGCTGCTCATGCACGTCCCCCTGGTCCTCGACACCCCCCAGGCCCTCGAGCGCTACGCGGTGGCCGGGGAACCTGAGGGCTCGGCAGGAACCGTGGCCCCCGGCCCGCAGGGCCCCGTTGCCCTCGTCGACGGGCCGCACCACCCCGCCTTCTGGCGCGCGTGGGCCCAGGCGGCCCAGGAGGCCGGCACGAGCCTGGGACCCGAGGGACCGCGGGTCGTGTCCGGCCGGGCCGCCCGGCTTCGGGTGACCACCGGGGAGCAGTCCAACACGAGTGTCGTCCTGCCCGCCCCTCCTGGCGGCGACGAGCTGGACGAGGACCTCATCGTCAAGGTCTTCCGGGTCCTGGCGCACGGCCGCAACCCCGACGTCGAGGTCTCGGCGGCCCTGGCCCGCCTGGGCTGGGAGCACGTGCGCCGTCCCGTGGCCTGGTCGACCCTGGGGTGGACCGACCCCGCCACCGGGACGGCAGCCCTGTCCGACTCCGCCGTGGCCTGCACCTTCATCCCCGTGGCCGACGACGGCTTCGAGCTGTTCTGCGCCCTGGCGGCCGACGACGACGCCGCCGGCCCGGTGCGCGAGCGCGCCGTGGGGCTCGCACGGGACCTGGGGACGACGACCGCTCAGATGCACGAGCGCCTGGCCCGTGCGCTGGGCACCAACGAGCCGCGCTCGCCCCGGGAGCTGGCTCAGGCGCTGCGGCTCCGGGCCGAGTGGGCCTGCAGGGAGGTGCCCTCGCTGGCCTCGGCGGTCCCGGGCCTGGAGGCAGGGGTGAGCAGGGTCCTCGAGGCGCTCGAGGCGCTGCCCCGCCTGGAGCGGGCCAGCCGGGTCCACGGCGACTACCACCTGGGGCAGGTCCTGCGGGAGGCTGGGGAGCCAGGACGCTGGTACGTCCTGGACTTCGAGGGCGAGCCCCTGCGCCCCCTGACCGAGCGCTCCGAGCCCGACCAGCCCCTGCGGGACGTGGCCGGGATGCTGCGCTCCTTCGACTACGCCGCCGCGGTGGGCCGCGCCCGGCACGAGGACTGGCTGCCCGCGGTCCGCTCCGCCTTCCGCCTCGGGTACGCCAGCGCCCGCTCATCGGGCGAGGAGCAGGACCCGGGCGGCGAGCGGACCGAGGAGCGTCAGCGCGCCGACACGCTCCTGGCTGCCCTCGAGCTCGACAAGGCGCTCTACGAGGCGGTCTACGAGGCCCGCAACCGCCCCGACTGGCTGGAGATCCCGGTCAGGGCCCTGAGGCTTCTCACCACACGAGCCGATGATTGA
- the treS gene encoding maltose alpha-D-glucosyltransferase yields the protein MIASVSAVPGVPDLPAQPRPGLTEDPEWFRTAVFYEALLRSYADSDADGVGDFAGLSSRLNYLAWLGVDAIWIPPFYPSPMRDGGYDISDYTGIDPRYGTMEDFRSLVAEAHARGIRIIIDMVVNHTSDAHPWFQASRHDPTGPFGDFYVWADDDSGYPDTRIIFIDTEPSNWSYDEVRGQYYWHRFFAHQPDLNYDNPDVIEAIHEVIRFWARTGVDGFRLDAIPYLIESEGTNCENLPGTHAVIAGLREMIDREFPGVITIAEANQWPEDVVEYFGTDQAPECTMCFHFPVMPRIFYALREESSRAVREVLSKTPEIPAHGQWGTFLRNHDELTLEMVSDDERATMYGWYAPEDRMRANVGIRRRLTPLLGDSRAELELAHALLLSLPGSPCLYYGDEIGMGENIWLADRDAVRTPMQWDHSENMGFSTCEDPESLTLPLIDAPGYAQRTVADALATPSSLLHFTRRLLHLRRQHPVLGRGSFRLCRTSDDAVLAHTRTDAPTHGGETLLCVANLADAPRSVTVEVPELAGRATTEILGGGVFPALDDQGRIHLTLGARGYYWLSVEAPQEV from the coding sequence GTGATCGCCTCCGTCTCCGCCGTCCCCGGCGTCCCCGACCTGCCTGCGCAGCCGCGACCGGGACTGACCGAGGACCCCGAGTGGTTCCGCACCGCCGTGTTCTACGAGGCGCTCCTGCGCTCCTACGCCGACTCCGACGCCGACGGCGTCGGTGACTTCGCGGGCCTGTCCTCCCGGCTCAACTACCTGGCCTGGCTCGGGGTGGACGCGATCTGGATCCCGCCCTTCTACCCCTCGCCCATGCGCGACGGCGGCTACGACATCTCCGACTACACCGGCATCGACCCGCGCTACGGGACGATGGAGGACTTCAGGAGCCTCGTGGCCGAGGCCCACGCCCGCGGCATCCGGATCATCATCGACATGGTCGTCAACCACACCTCGGACGCCCACCCCTGGTTCCAGGCCTCCCGGCACGACCCGACCGGACCCTTCGGTGACTTCTACGTGTGGGCGGACGACGACTCCGGCTACCCCGACACGCGCATCATCTTCATCGACACCGAGCCGTCGAACTGGAGCTACGACGAGGTGCGCGGCCAGTACTACTGGCACCGGTTCTTCGCCCACCAGCCCGACCTCAACTACGACAACCCCGACGTCATCGAGGCGATCCACGAGGTCATCCGCTTCTGGGCGCGGACCGGCGTCGACGGGTTCCGCCTCGACGCCATCCCCTACCTCATCGAGTCCGAGGGGACGAACTGCGAGAACCTTCCCGGCACCCACGCGGTCATCGCCGGGCTGCGCGAGATGATCGACCGGGAGTTCCCCGGGGTCATCACGATCGCCGAGGCCAACCAGTGGCCCGAGGACGTCGTCGAGTACTTCGGCACGGACCAGGCCCCGGAGTGCACGATGTGCTTCCACTTCCCGGTCATGCCCCGCATCTTCTACGCCCTGCGGGAGGAGTCCTCCCGGGCAGTGCGCGAGGTCCTGAGCAAGACGCCGGAGATTCCCGCGCACGGGCAGTGGGGCACCTTCCTGCGCAACCACGACGAGCTGACCCTTGAGATGGTCTCCGACGACGAGCGCGCCACGATGTACGGCTGGTACGCGCCCGAGGACCGGATGCGCGCCAACGTCGGTATCCGCAGGCGCCTGACGCCGCTGCTGGGCGACTCGCGCGCCGAGCTCGAGCTCGCCCACGCCCTCCTGCTGTCCCTGCCGGGCTCACCGTGCCTCTACTACGGAGACGAGATCGGCATGGGAGAGAACATCTGGCTGGCTGACCGCGACGCCGTGCGCACGCCCATGCAGTGGGACCACTCCGAGAACATGGGCTTCTCGACCTGCGAGGACCCCGAGTCCCTCACCCTGCCGCTCATCGACGCCCCCGGCTACGCCCAGCGCACGGTCGCCGACGCCCTGGCCACCCCCTCCTCCCTCCTGCACTTCACCCGCCGGCTGCTCCACCTGCGCCGCCAGCACCCGGTGCTGGGCCGCGGGTCCTTCCGGCTGTGCAGGACCTCCGACGACGCCGTCCTGGCCCACACGCGCACCGACGCCCCCACCCACGGCGGGGAGACGCTGCTGTGCGTGGCCAACCTGGCCGACGCCCCCCGCTCGGTGACCGTCGAGGTGCCCGAGCTGGCGGGACGGGCCACGACGGAGATCCTCGGCGGCGGGGTCTTCCCCGCCCTCGACGACCAGGGGCGTATTCACCTGACCCTCGGGGCGCGCGGCTACTACTGGCTGTCGGTCGAGGCTCCCCAGGAGGTCTGA